The Ignavibacteriota bacterium genome contains the following window.
TTCTTTTCAGTTATAGCAGTTTTTTTTCGCAACAATTGGATTTCAAAAGGTTTGGTGATTGGTGTATTCATAGTTTTTGGTTATATAGCTCCGGTCTTGTACAATGGTCTTCTTGACCACCAAAAATCCAGAGTCGAGAGCTTCCTGAATCCGGGATCCGACCCAAGAGGTCAGGGTTACAATGTAATTCAATCAATGATGGCTGTTGGAAGTGGCGGGCTAACAGGCAAAGGATTTTTGCAGGGAACACAAACTCAGCTCAGATATATTCCAATGCAATGGACAGATTTTATTTTCTCTGTACCAAATGAGGAATTCGGTTTCATAGGAGGTTTTGTTATACTCTTATTCTTTGGATTGCTCGTTTTAAGAATACTTAATGCGGCTAATGAATCCGACGACAAGTTCTACAGCATAGCTATATTTGGAATTGCTTCAACATTTTTGTATCACATAATCATTAATGTGGGAATGGTTATCGGACTTGTACCTGTAATGGGGATACCGCTGCCGTTTTTGAGTTATGGAGGTACTTCTATGATAATGAACCTGGCATTTATTGGATTTATTTTAAATGCATACAGAAACCACAAAAGAAAAAGATTAGTTTAAATATTCGATATTAATTATGATTAAAAATAAGAAAATTATTGTTGTCCTTCCGGCTTACAATGCAGCATCAACTCTTGAAAAAACATATAGTGAAATTCCTTTTGATATAGTAGATGAAGTTGTATTAGTAGATGATTTCAGCCGTGACAATACAGCTGATGAAGCCGGAAGACTTGGCATAAAGCACATCATAAGACACGAAAAAAATAAGGGTTATGGTGGCAATCAAAAAACTTGCTACAACAAAGCATTAGAGTTGGGTGGCGATATTATAATTATGCTACATCCTGATTACCAATATACTCCACAACTGATTGAATCTATGTCTTATATCATTGCAAATGGAATTTATCCTGTAGTTTTAGGTTCAAGAATATTGGGAAAAGGGGCACTTAAAGGCGGTATGCCACGCTACAAGTATATTTCAAACAGATTTCTTACATTTGTTCAAAATATATTGATAAATCAAAAATTATCTGAGTATCATACAGGTTACAGAGCATTTTCGGCTGATGTTTTGAAAAGTATTCAATACAACAAAAATTCAGATGACTTTGTTTTTGATAATCAAATGCTTTCACAAATATTTTTTGCCGGATTTGAAATTGCTGAAATTACATGTCCAACAAAATATTTTCCTGAAGCATCATCTATAAATTTTTCCAGAAGTGTTAAATATGGTCTCGGAGTTTTGAAAGTATCTCTGACACATATGTTAAATAAAATTGGGATATTGAAATCAGATTTATACTACAATTGACAAATTTGCTTATAAAAATTCCGAGCTGAAAGAATACGGAAGCAATTCATCTAAAGTTGTTCTGAAAATATTTTTTATTCTGTATTTTTCATCTAAATTTACTAATAATATTTTACAGCTACCATCATTATTGAATTCTGATATTTTCTGACGGCAGAGTCCACATGGTGTTGGTGGCTTATTGCTTATTCCCCTTGCAGCAACAGCTATAGATTTAACTTCAATGCATCCGGTTTTGACCATCGAATCAATCGCTACCATTTCGGCGTGTGATGTCAGAGTAAAATCAACACTTTCAATATTACATCCTGAATGAATTTTGCCTGAACTATCCATAAGTGCAGCTCCGACTTTGTATTTGGAATATGGTGAATAGCTGTAATCAATCATTTCAACGGCTTTGTCAACCAATAATTTTTCTTCATCATTCATTTTTTTTAAATCAATTTGTTGCATTGTCTAATCTCCTGATTTCATCTTCAGTTAAGGTTTTTAGTGCATACAAGTGCCAAGTTACTCCGATACCAACAGCAATCAAAATCAATCTCACCCATAAAATTTCCACCAAAAAAAATGATACGCCAAGCGTAAGCCATGTCAAAATTAAGGATTTAATTCTTGCTTTTGATTCAATTCCTCTGAATTCGCGATAATTTCTTATCATTCTTCCAAACATTTTGTTTCTGATAAGCATCTCGTAATATTTTTCAGAGCTTCGAATAAAAAACCATGCTGCAAGTATTATGAATATTGTCGTGGGCCATACAGGTAAAAATATACCGATGATTCCCAAAATTACACAAAAAATCCCCATAAACTGATAGAAAAAACGCTTAAATATATTTGGTTCTATCTTGTATTCATTCATTAAATTTCATACTTAAATTATCAGATACGTTAAAAATGAATAAAAATTTTAATTTTGAACTTACTAGTAGGTTAAGTTTAGATCTACAAGTCAAAACATGGGAAATCATAAGCAACTAAATTATTGAAAATTTCATCAAAATCTTAAAAATATTGTAATTGAAAGCCACGATAATTTAATTATATTAAAAATTACAGATGCATTGGTTAAGCAAAATAATTTTAAAAATCAATGCGATTATAGTATAAGTTTGTGAAAGTATAAAATATGATAGAAATTTTTGAAAAAACAAGCATTTTTACTGATTTTATTTGGTTAACTAATTTTAACATTGTAAATTGCTTTTTATTTTAGTGTAATTTTAAAAAAGGTTATCAGAAAATGAAATTTGTCAAAATATTTTCCTTACTCAGCATTTTAATAATTGCTATAAGCTGCTCTGAGCAAAAAACACCAGAAAATAATTCAGGAAACGATATGTTGGATGAAATGACAAACAGAATTACCACTTATGCACCAATTGATTTGAAAGTTGATATTTCTCACCTGACAGAGCGTGAAAAAATACTGATTCAGAAATTGATTGAAGCAGGAGAAATAGTTGACCGTATATTTTGGAAACAAGCATCCCATGATGCTATTGCAGTTAGGGATTCACTAAGGGCTCTCAACACAGACGAGGCAAATAAATTTC
Protein-coding sequences here:
- a CDS encoding cytidine deaminase, with amino-acid sequence MQQIDLKKMNDEEKLLVDKAVEMIDYSYSPYSKYKVGAALMDSSGKIHSGCNIESVDFTLTSHAEMVAIDSMVKTGCIEVKSIAVAARGISNKPPTPCGLCRQKISEFNNDGSCKILLVNLDEKYRIKNIFRTTLDELLPYSFSSEFL
- a CDS encoding YbaN family protein; the protein is MNEYKIEPNIFKRFFYQFMGIFCVILGIIGIFLPVWPTTIFIILAAWFFIRSSEKYYEMLIRNKMFGRMIRNYREFRGIESKARIKSLILTWLTLGVSFFLVEILWVRLILIAVGIGVTWHLYALKTLTEDEIRRLDNATN
- a CDS encoding glycosyltransferase family 2 protein translates to MIKNKKIIVVLPAYNAASTLEKTYSEIPFDIVDEVVLVDDFSRDNTADEAGRLGIKHIIRHEKNKGYGGNQKTCYNKALELGGDIIIMLHPDYQYTPQLIESMSYIIANGIYPVVLGSRILGKGALKGGMPRYKYISNRFLTFVQNILINQKLSEYHTGYRAFSADVLKSIQYNKNSDDFVFDNQMLSQIFFAGFEIAEITCPTKYFPEASSINFSRSVKYGLGVLKVSLTHMLNKIGILKSDLYYN